In one Phaenicophaeus curvirostris isolate KB17595 chromosome 19, BPBGC_Pcur_1.0, whole genome shotgun sequence genomic region, the following are encoded:
- the CYTH1 gene encoding cytohesin-1 isoform X3 translates to MGTVSELCASSFQAFLCPSVASKAVPSDLTPEECQELENIRRRKQELLADIQRLKDEIAEVTNEIENLGSTEERKNMQRNKQVAMGRKKFNMDPKKGIQFLIENDLLKNTCEDIAQFLYKGEGLNKTAIGDYLGERDEFNIQVLHAFVELHEFTDLNLVQALRQFLWSFRLPGEAQKIDRMMEAFAQRYCQCNPGVFQSTDTCYVLSFAIIMLNTSLHNPNVKDKPTAERFIAMNRGINDGGDLPEELLRNLYESIKNEPFKIPEDDGNDLTHTFFNPDREGWLLKLGGRVKTWKRRWFILTDNCLYYFEYTTDKEPRGIIPLENLSIREVEDSKKPNCFELYIPDNKDQVIKACKTEADGRVVEGNHTVYRISAPTPEEKEEWIKCIKAAISRDPFYEMLAARKKKVSSTKRH, encoded by the exons ATGGGGACAGTCAGCGAGCTCTGTGCCTCCAGTTTCCAGGCCTTCCTCTGCCCCTCGGTGGCCTCCAAGGCAG tgcccagtgacctGACCCCAGAGGAGTGCCAGGAGTTGGAGAACATCCGCCGCCgcaagcaggagctgctggctgaCATACAG CGGCTGAAAGATGAGATAGCAGAAGTGACTAATGAGATCGAGAACCTGGGGTCCACAGAGGAGAG GAAGAACATGCAGAGGAACAAGCAGGTGGCGATGGGCAGGAAGAAATTCAACATGGATCCCAAGAAG GGCATCCAGTTCCTGATCGAAAATGACCTGCTGAAGAACACGTGTGAGGACATCGCTCAGTTCCTTTACAAGGGAGAGGGCCTCAACAAGACAGCCATCGGCGACTACCTGGGCGAGAG GGACGAGTTCAACATCCAAGTCTTGCATGCCTTTGTGGAGCTACACGAGTTCACTGACCTCAACCTCGTACAGGCCCTGCG ACAGTTCCTGTGGAGCTTTCGGCTGCCCGGGGAGGCACAGAAGATCGACCGGATGATGGAGGCATTTGCTCAGCGGTACTGCCAGTGCAACCCTGGCGTCTTCCAGTCCACAG ATACCTGCTACGTGCTCTCCTTCGCGATCATCATGCTGAACACCAGCCTGCACAACCCCAACGTCAAGGACAAACCCACAGCAGAGCGCTTCATCGCCATGAACCGTGGCATCAACGATGGGGGGGACCTACCTGAGGAGCTTCTCCGG AATCTGTATGAGAGCATCAAGAACGAACCCTTCAAAATCCCTGAGGATGATGGCAACGACCTCACCCACACGTTCTTCAACCCTGACCGGGAGGGCTGGCTCCTGAAGCTCG gAGGCAGGGTGAAGACATGGAAGCGACGCTGGTTCATCCTGACCGATAACTGCCTTTACTACTTCGAGTACACAACG GATAAGGAGCCCCGGGGCATCATCCCCCTGGAGAACCTGAGCATCCGCGAGGTGGAGGACTCAAAGAAGCCC AACTGCTTTGAGCTCTACATCCCAGACAACAAGGACCAGGTGATCAAGGCCTGCAAGACAGAGGCGGACGGGCGGGTGGTGGAGGGGAACCACACCGTGTACCGCATCTCCGCCCCCACGCCCGAGGAGAAGGAAGAGTGGATCAAATGCATCAA GGCAGCGATCAGCCGGGACCCTTTCTACGAGATGCTGGCCGCCAGGAAGAAGAAGGTGTCCTCCACCAAGCGACACTAG
- the CYTH1 gene encoding cytohesin-1 isoform X1 gives MVLRTEGSVPSDLTPEECQELENIRRRKQELLADIQRLKDEIAEVTNEIENLGSTEERKNMQRNKQVAMGRKKFNMDPKKGIQFLIENDLLKNTCEDIAQFLYKGEGLNKTAIGDYLGERDEFNIQVLHAFVELHEFTDLNLVQALRQFLWSFRLPGEAQKIDRMMEAFAQRYCQCNPGVFQSTDTCYVLSFAIIMLNTSLHNPNVKDKPTAERFIAMNRGINDGGDLPEELLRNLYESIKNEPFKIPEDDGNDLTHTFFNPDREGWLLKLGGRVKTWKRRWFILTDNCLYYFEYTTDKEPRGIIPLENLSIREVEDSKKPNCFELYIPDNKDQVIKACKTEADGRVVEGNHTVYRISAPTPEEKEEWIKCIKAAISRDPFYEMLAARKKKVSSTKRH, from the exons ATGGTGCTCAGGACGGAGGGCAGTG tgcccagtgacctGACCCCAGAGGAGTGCCAGGAGTTGGAGAACATCCGCCGCCgcaagcaggagctgctggctgaCATACAG CGGCTGAAAGATGAGATAGCAGAAGTGACTAATGAGATCGAGAACCTGGGGTCCACAGAGGAGAG GAAGAACATGCAGAGGAACAAGCAGGTGGCGATGGGCAGGAAGAAATTCAACATGGATCCCAAGAAG GGCATCCAGTTCCTGATCGAAAATGACCTGCTGAAGAACACGTGTGAGGACATCGCTCAGTTCCTTTACAAGGGAGAGGGCCTCAACAAGACAGCCATCGGCGACTACCTGGGCGAGAG GGACGAGTTCAACATCCAAGTCTTGCATGCCTTTGTGGAGCTACACGAGTTCACTGACCTCAACCTCGTACAGGCCCTGCG ACAGTTCCTGTGGAGCTTTCGGCTGCCCGGGGAGGCACAGAAGATCGACCGGATGATGGAGGCATTTGCTCAGCGGTACTGCCAGTGCAACCCTGGCGTCTTCCAGTCCACAG ATACCTGCTACGTGCTCTCCTTCGCGATCATCATGCTGAACACCAGCCTGCACAACCCCAACGTCAAGGACAAACCCACAGCAGAGCGCTTCATCGCCATGAACCGTGGCATCAACGATGGGGGGGACCTACCTGAGGAGCTTCTCCGG AATCTGTATGAGAGCATCAAGAACGAACCCTTCAAAATCCCTGAGGATGATGGCAACGACCTCACCCACACGTTCTTCAACCCTGACCGGGAGGGCTGGCTCCTGAAGCTCG gAGGCAGGGTGAAGACATGGAAGCGACGCTGGTTCATCCTGACCGATAACTGCCTTTACTACTTCGAGTACACAACG GATAAGGAGCCCCGGGGCATCATCCCCCTGGAGAACCTGAGCATCCGCGAGGTGGAGGACTCAAAGAAGCCC AACTGCTTTGAGCTCTACATCCCAGACAACAAGGACCAGGTGATCAAGGCCTGCAAGACAGAGGCGGACGGGCGGGTGGTGGAGGGGAACCACACCGTGTACCGCATCTCCGCCCCCACGCCCGAGGAGAAGGAAGAGTGGATCAAATGCATCAA GGCAGCGATCAGCCGGGACCCTTTCTACGAGATGCTGGCCGCCAGGAAGAAGAAGGTGTCCTCCACCAAGCGACACTAG
- the CYTH1 gene encoding cytohesin-1 isoform X2, translating to MVLRTEGSVPSDLTPEECQELENIRRRKQELLADIQRLKDEIAEVTNEIENLGSTEERKNMQRNKQVAMGRKKFNMDPKKGIQFLIENDLLKNTCEDIAQFLYKGEGLNKTAIGDYLGERDEFNIQVLHAFVELHEFTDLNLVQALRQFLWSFRLPGEAQKIDRMMEAFAQRYCQCNPGVFQSTDTCYVLSFAIIMLNTSLHNPNVKDKPTAERFIAMNRGINDGGDLPEELLRNLYESIKNEPFKIPEDDGNDLTHTFFNPDREGWLLKLGGRVKTWKRRWFILTDNCLYYFEYTTDKEPRGIIPLENLSIREVEDSKKPNCFELYIPDNKDQVIKACKTEADGRVVEGNHTVYRISAPTPEEKEEWIKCIK from the exons ATGGTGCTCAGGACGGAGGGCAGTG tgcccagtgacctGACCCCAGAGGAGTGCCAGGAGTTGGAGAACATCCGCCGCCgcaagcaggagctgctggctgaCATACAG CGGCTGAAAGATGAGATAGCAGAAGTGACTAATGAGATCGAGAACCTGGGGTCCACAGAGGAGAG GAAGAACATGCAGAGGAACAAGCAGGTGGCGATGGGCAGGAAGAAATTCAACATGGATCCCAAGAAG GGCATCCAGTTCCTGATCGAAAATGACCTGCTGAAGAACACGTGTGAGGACATCGCTCAGTTCCTTTACAAGGGAGAGGGCCTCAACAAGACAGCCATCGGCGACTACCTGGGCGAGAG GGACGAGTTCAACATCCAAGTCTTGCATGCCTTTGTGGAGCTACACGAGTTCACTGACCTCAACCTCGTACAGGCCCTGCG ACAGTTCCTGTGGAGCTTTCGGCTGCCCGGGGAGGCACAGAAGATCGACCGGATGATGGAGGCATTTGCTCAGCGGTACTGCCAGTGCAACCCTGGCGTCTTCCAGTCCACAG ATACCTGCTACGTGCTCTCCTTCGCGATCATCATGCTGAACACCAGCCTGCACAACCCCAACGTCAAGGACAAACCCACAGCAGAGCGCTTCATCGCCATGAACCGTGGCATCAACGATGGGGGGGACCTACCTGAGGAGCTTCTCCGG AATCTGTATGAGAGCATCAAGAACGAACCCTTCAAAATCCCTGAGGATGATGGCAACGACCTCACCCACACGTTCTTCAACCCTGACCGGGAGGGCTGGCTCCTGAAGCTCG gAGGCAGGGTGAAGACATGGAAGCGACGCTGGTTCATCCTGACCGATAACTGCCTTTACTACTTCGAGTACACAACG GATAAGGAGCCCCGGGGCATCATCCCCCTGGAGAACCTGAGCATCCGCGAGGTGGAGGACTCAAAGAAGCCC AACTGCTTTGAGCTCTACATCCCAGACAACAAGGACCAGGTGATCAAGGCCTGCAAGACAGAGGCGGACGGGCGGGTGGTGGAGGGGAACCACACCGTGTACCGCATCTCCGCCCCCACGCCCGAGGAGAAGGAAGAGTGGATCAAATGCATCAAGTGA
- the CYTH1 gene encoding cytohesin-1 isoform X4, translated as MQRNKQVAMGRKKFNMDPKKGIQFLIENDLLKNTCEDIAQFLYKGEGLNKTAIGDYLGERDEFNIQVLHAFVELHEFTDLNLVQALRQFLWSFRLPGEAQKIDRMMEAFAQRYCQCNPGVFQSTDTCYVLSFAIIMLNTSLHNPNVKDKPTAERFIAMNRGINDGGDLPEELLRNLYESIKNEPFKIPEDDGNDLTHTFFNPDREGWLLKLGGGRVKTWKRRWFILTDNCLYYFEYTTDKEPRGIIPLENLSIREVEDSKKPNCFELYIPDNKDQVIKACKTEADGRVVEGNHTVYRISAPTPEEKEEWIKCIKAAISRDPFYEMLAARKKKVSSTKRH; from the exons ATGCAGAGGAACAAGCAGGTGGCGATGGGCAGGAAGAAATTCAACATGGATCCCAAGAAG GGCATCCAGTTCCTGATCGAAAATGACCTGCTGAAGAACACGTGTGAGGACATCGCTCAGTTCCTTTACAAGGGAGAGGGCCTCAACAAGACAGCCATCGGCGACTACCTGGGCGAGAG GGACGAGTTCAACATCCAAGTCTTGCATGCCTTTGTGGAGCTACACGAGTTCACTGACCTCAACCTCGTACAGGCCCTGCG ACAGTTCCTGTGGAGCTTTCGGCTGCCCGGGGAGGCACAGAAGATCGACCGGATGATGGAGGCATTTGCTCAGCGGTACTGCCAGTGCAACCCTGGCGTCTTCCAGTCCACAG ATACCTGCTACGTGCTCTCCTTCGCGATCATCATGCTGAACACCAGCCTGCACAACCCCAACGTCAAGGACAAACCCACAGCAGAGCGCTTCATCGCCATGAACCGTGGCATCAACGATGGGGGGGACCTACCTGAGGAGCTTCTCCGG AATCTGTATGAGAGCATCAAGAACGAACCCTTCAAAATCCCTGAGGATGATGGCAACGACCTCACCCACACGTTCTTCAACCCTGACCGGGAGGGCTGGCTCCTGAAGCTCGG aggAGGCAGGGTGAAGACATGGAAGCGACGCTGGTTCATCCTGACCGATAACTGCCTTTACTACTTCGAGTACACAACG GATAAGGAGCCCCGGGGCATCATCCCCCTGGAGAACCTGAGCATCCGCGAGGTGGAGGACTCAAAGAAGCCC AACTGCTTTGAGCTCTACATCCCAGACAACAAGGACCAGGTGATCAAGGCCTGCAAGACAGAGGCGGACGGGCGGGTGGTGGAGGGGAACCACACCGTGTACCGCATCTCCGCCCCCACGCCCGAGGAGAAGGAAGAGTGGATCAAATGCATCAA GGCAGCGATCAGCCGGGACCCTTTCTACGAGATGCTGGCCGCCAGGAAGAAGAAGGTGTCCTCCACCAAGCGACACTAG
- the CYTH1 gene encoding cytohesin-1 isoform X5, whose amino-acid sequence MEEDGGYVPSDLTPEECQELENIRRRKQELLADIQRLKDEIAEVTNEIENLGSTEERKNMQRNKQVAMGRKKFNMDPKKGIQFLIENDLLKNTCEDIAQFLYKGEGLNKTAIGDYLGERDEFNIQVLHAFVELHEFTDLNLVQALRQFLWSFRLPGEAQKIDRMMEAFAQRYCQCNPGVFQSTDTCYVLSFAIIMLNTSLHNPNVKDKPTAERFIAMNRGINDGGDLPEELLRNLYESIKNEPFKIPEDDGNDLTHTFFNPDREGWLLKLGGRVKTWKRRWFILTDNCLYYFEYTTDKEPRGIIPLENLSIREVEDSKKPNCFELYIPDNKDQVIKACKTEADGRVVEGNHTVYRISAPTPEEKEEWIKCIKAAISRDPFYEMLAARKKKVSSTKRH is encoded by the exons ATGGAGGAGGACGGCGGCTACG tgcccagtgacctGACCCCAGAGGAGTGCCAGGAGTTGGAGAACATCCGCCGCCgcaagcaggagctgctggctgaCATACAG CGGCTGAAAGATGAGATAGCAGAAGTGACTAATGAGATCGAGAACCTGGGGTCCACAGAGGAGAG GAAGAACATGCAGAGGAACAAGCAGGTGGCGATGGGCAGGAAGAAATTCAACATGGATCCCAAGAAG GGCATCCAGTTCCTGATCGAAAATGACCTGCTGAAGAACACGTGTGAGGACATCGCTCAGTTCCTTTACAAGGGAGAGGGCCTCAACAAGACAGCCATCGGCGACTACCTGGGCGAGAG GGACGAGTTCAACATCCAAGTCTTGCATGCCTTTGTGGAGCTACACGAGTTCACTGACCTCAACCTCGTACAGGCCCTGCG ACAGTTCCTGTGGAGCTTTCGGCTGCCCGGGGAGGCACAGAAGATCGACCGGATGATGGAGGCATTTGCTCAGCGGTACTGCCAGTGCAACCCTGGCGTCTTCCAGTCCACAG ATACCTGCTACGTGCTCTCCTTCGCGATCATCATGCTGAACACCAGCCTGCACAACCCCAACGTCAAGGACAAACCCACAGCAGAGCGCTTCATCGCCATGAACCGTGGCATCAACGATGGGGGGGACCTACCTGAGGAGCTTCTCCGG AATCTGTATGAGAGCATCAAGAACGAACCCTTCAAAATCCCTGAGGATGATGGCAACGACCTCACCCACACGTTCTTCAACCCTGACCGGGAGGGCTGGCTCCTGAAGCTCG gAGGCAGGGTGAAGACATGGAAGCGACGCTGGTTCATCCTGACCGATAACTGCCTTTACTACTTCGAGTACACAACG GATAAGGAGCCCCGGGGCATCATCCCCCTGGAGAACCTGAGCATCCGCGAGGTGGAGGACTCAAAGAAGCCC AACTGCTTTGAGCTCTACATCCCAGACAACAAGGACCAGGTGATCAAGGCCTGCAAGACAGAGGCGGACGGGCGGGTGGTGGAGGGGAACCACACCGTGTACCGCATCTCCGCCCCCACGCCCGAGGAGAAGGAAGAGTGGATCAAATGCATCAA GGCAGCGATCAGCCGGGACCCTTTCTACGAGATGCTGGCCGCCAGGAAGAAGAAGGTGTCCTCCACCAAGCGACACTAG